From one Lotus japonicus ecotype B-129 chromosome 3, LjGifu_v1.2 genomic stretch:
- the LOC130749407 gene encoding histone H2A.1-like has translation MDTTRKVKKGVGGRKKGGLKKKPVSRSMKAGLQFPVGRIGRYLKKGRYAKRVGTSASVYMAATLEYLTAEVLELSGNAALDNMKKQISPRHIMLAVRNDEELGKLLDGVTIAYGGVVPKINPALLFEKKAGKAPKTSKSPKESNAPKEANSTSKDVEP, from the exons ATGGACACCACTAGGAAGGTGAAGAAAGGTGTTGGAGGGAGAAAGAAAGGAGGCCTAAAGAAAAAGCCGGTTTCAAGGTCAATGAAGGCTGGTCTCCAATTCCCCGTCGGGAGGATTGGACGTTACCTTAAGAAAGGAAGGTACGCTAAGCGTGTTGGTACTAGTGCTTCTGTTTACATGGCTGCTACTCTCGAATATCTGACTGCTGAG GTTCTTGAGTTGTCTGGAAATGCTGCTCTTGACAATATGAAGAAACAGATTAGTCCGAGGCACATTATGCTGGCAGTTAGGAACGATGAAGAGCTGGGGAAATTGTTGGATGGGGTCACCATTGCTTATGGTGGTGTTGTCCCTAAAATCAACCCAGCGCTGCTGTTTGAGAAGAAAGCTGGTAAGGCTCCCAAAACATCCAAGTCTCCGAAGGAGTCAAATGCCCCCAAGGAGGCCAATTCTACCTCTAAGGATGTTGAGCCctaa